A portion of the Solea senegalensis isolate Sse05_10M linkage group LG17, IFAPA_SoseM_1, whole genome shotgun sequence genome contains these proteins:
- the extl3 gene encoding exostosin-like 3 yields the protein MQRNGGGVGAGGQPWVLRRVRLTWLSFMLFFILVFFPLIAHYYLTTIDEAGGLDKRIFGPRPGGELCEAKHVQDLCRIRESVSEELLQLEAKRQELNGEIARLNLRIEACKRSIDSAKQDLLQLKNVISQTEHSYKELMAQNQPKLSLPVKLLPDKEDPGLPPPKSARLCRLRSCFNYGRCPLTSGFPVYVYDTGSYPWGGFLDPLVRQAFAASVKSNIYVTDNPDVACLYLVLVGELEESSSRPLPLPSELEKQLKNLPYWRIDGHNHVLLHLSRNSMTQNFLYNVSAGRAAVAQSTFFQQQYREGFDLVVSPLVHALSEPNFLEVPPQVPVKRKYLFTFQGERVESLRSSLQESPPQSFEEELEGDPPADYDDRIIGTLKAVQDSHLDQVLVEFTCKDPQPSLPTEWALCGQRDDRLEVLKASTFALVIAPGDGQLVASAGCGMRLFEALEVGAIPVVLGDHSRLPYHQFIRWSEAVIIVPKPRVTELHFLLRSLSDNDMLALRRQGRFLWETYFSTSENVLSTILASIRTSIQVPAAPIKEEPAHEIPHKAGKLAGTDANLADNGDLDLGPVETEPPYASPRFLRNFTYTAVDTYRAWNRAPGPFHLFPHTPLDPVLPSEAKFLGSGTGFRPIGGGTGGSGKEFQAALGGNVPREQFTVVMLTYEREEVLMNSLERLNGLPYLNKVVVVWNSPKPPSDDLLWPDIGLPIVVVRTEKNSLNNRFLPWDAVETEAILSIDDDAHLRHDEIMFGFRVWREARDRIVGFPGRYHAWDVNHQSWLYNSNYSCELSMVLTGAAFFHKYYAYLYSYVMPQAIRDMVDEYINCEDIAMNFLVSHITRKPPIKVTSRWTFRCPGCPQALSHDDSHFHERHKCINFFVKVYGYMPLLYTQFRVDSVLFKTRLPHDKTKCFKFI from the exons ATGCAGCGTAACGGTGGTGGGGTAGGCGCTGGAGGCCAGCCATGGGTGCTGCGGCGTGTGCGTCTCACATGGCTCAGTTTCATGCTCTTCTTTATCCTGGTCTTTTTCCCACTGATTGCCCACTACTACCTCACAACCATTGATGAAGCTGGAGGTCTCGATAAGCGCATCTTCGGGCCTCGGCCTGGCGGGGAACTGTGTGAAGCCAAACACGTGCAAGACCTTTGTCGCATTCGTGAGTCGGTCAGcgaggagctgctgcagctggaggcCAAGCGGCAGGAGCTCAATGGGGAAATTGCACGACTCAACTTGCGCATCGAGGCCTGCAAGCGCAGCATTGACAGCGCCAAGCAGGACCTGCTGCAGCTAAAGAATGTTATTAGCCAGACAGAGCATTCTTATAAAGAACTAATGGCCCAGAACCAGCCTAAGCTGTCGTTGCCTGTGAAGTTGCTGCCAGACAAGGAAGACCCAGGATTGCCACCACCTAAGTCTGCACGCTTATGCCGCCTGCGCTCCTGCTTCAACTATGGACGTTGCCCTCTTACGTCGGGGTTTCCTGTTTATGTCTATGACACAGGGTCTTATCCATGGGGCGGCTTTCTCGACCCATTGGTGAGGCAGGCTTTTGCAGCGTCAGTTAAAAGCAACATTTATGTGACTGATAATCCTGATGTTGCCTGCTTGTATTTGGTGCTGGTAGGGGAGCTAGAAGAGTCCTCCTCCCGTCCGCTGCCATTACCTTCAGAGCTTGAGAAACAACTCAAAAATCTACCTTACTGGAGAATTGATGGACACAACCATGTACTTTTGCATCTCTCAAGAAACTCCATGACGCAGAACTTCCTGTATAATGTGAGTGCAGGACGGGCAGCGGTCGCTCAGTCCACCTTTTTTCAGCAGCAGTACCGTGAGGGCTTTGACTTGGTCGTGTCCCCCCTGGTTCATGCTCTTTCAGAACCAAACTTTTTGGAAGTGCCCCCTCAAGTTCCAGTAAAGAGGAAATACCTGTTCACCTTCCAGGGAGAGAGGGTGGAGTCACTGAGGAGCAGCTTACAAGAGTCGCCCCCTCAGTCTTTCGAGGAGGAGCTGGAAGGAGACCCACCAGCTGACTACGACGATCGCATCATTGGCACCCTAAAGGCAGTGCAGGACAGCCACCTGGATCAGGTGCTGGTGGAGTTCACATGTAAGGACCCTCAGCCAAGTCTGCCAACTGAGTGGGCTCTTTGTGGACAGAGGGATGACAGGCTGGAGGTACTCAAGGCTTCTACTTTTGCCCTTGTGATTGCTCCAGGAGATGGACAGCTGGTGGCCTCGGCAGGCTGCGGAATGAGGCTCTTCGAGGCCTTAGAAGTGGGAGCAATTCCAGTTGTGTTGGGCGACCACTCCAGACTACCTTACCACCAGTTTATTCGCTGGAGTGAAGCGGTGATTATAGTCCCCAAACCTCGTGTCACAGAGCTACACTTCCTGCTGCGCAGCTTGTCGGACAATGATATGCTAGCTTTGAGGCGGCAAGGTCGCTTCCTGTGGGAGACCTACTTCTCCACCTCGGAGAATGTTCTCAGTACCATCCTGGCGAGCATCAGAACCAGCATCCAGGTTCCAGCTGCACCCATCAAAGAAGAACCTGCCCACGAGATTCCTCACAAAGCTGGGAAGCTGGCAGGAACTGACGCCAACCTGGCTGACAATGGTGATCTGGATTTGGGTCCCGTCGAGACGGAGCCCCCCTACGCCTCGCCACGCTTTCTTCGCAACTTTACATACACTGCTGTAGACACCTACAGAGCATGGAACCGGGCCCCGGGGCCTTTTCATCTGTTTCCGCACACTCCTTTGGACCCTGTGCTGCCCTCTGAAGCCAAATTCCTGGGCTCTGGTACTGGTTTTAGGCCCATAGGTGGAGGTACGGGGGGCTCGGGAAAGGAGTTTCAGGCAGCTCTAGGAGGCAACGTGCCTCGTGAACAGTTCACGGTGGTCATGCTCACAtatgagagggaggaggtgttGATGAATTCTCTGGAGAGGTTGAACGGGTTGCCGTACCTGAACAAGGTCGTGGTGGTGTGGAATTCACCCAAACCTCCTTCAGATGACCTCCTGTGGCCCGACATTGGCCTGCCAATTGTG GTTGTCCGCACGGAGAAAAACAGCCTCAATAACCGCTTCCTGCCCTGGGACGCTGTGGAAACCGAGGCCATTCTGTCGATTGACGATGACGCTCACCTTCGCCATGATGAAATCATGTTTGGGTTCAG aGTGTGGCGCGAGGCCAGAGATCGAATTGTGGGTTTCCCTGGGCGGTATCATGCGTGGGATGTCAACCATCAGTCATGGCTCTACAACTCCAACTACTCATGTGAGCTCTCCATGGTCCTGACAGGAGCTGCTTTCTTCCATAAG TACTACGCCTACCTTTACTCCTACGTGATGCCCCAGGCCATCAGGGACATGGTGGACGAGTACATAAACTGCGAGGACATCGCCATGAACTTCCTGGTGTCTCACATCACTCGCAAACCTCCCATAAAG GTCACGTCTCGCTGGACGTTCCGCTGTCCCGGCTGCCCTCAGGCCCTCTCGCACGACGACTCGCACTTCCACGAGCGCCACAAGTGCATCAACTTCTTCGTCAAGGTCTACGGCTACATGCCGCTGCTGTACACGCAGTTCCGCGTGGACTCGGTGCTGTTTAAGACTCGTCTGCCCCACGACAAGACCAAGTGCTTCAAGTTCATCTAG